The segment ATATATATGGAAAATGAAAATGAAAATAAGGCAAAATGGTATGTAGCCCATACTTATTCTGGATATGAAAATAAAGTAAAAGCAAATATAGAAGCTACAGTAGAAAACAGAAAAATGCAAGATATCATCCAAGAAGTTGTAGTACCAATGCAAGAACAAGTAGAGATGAAAAATGGGAAAAAGAAGCTTTCTATGAAAAAGGTGTTTCCTGGATATGTTATGATTAAGATGATTATGACTGATGAATCATGGTATATCGTGCGCAATACAAGAGGTGTTACTGGATTTGTGGGTCCGGGATCCAAACCTGTGCCATTGTCAGAAAGCGAGTTAAAAAGTATGGGAATTCAAGAAAAAAAGCCTGTTTTAGATATTTCTACGGGAGATAGTGTAAAAGTAATATCTGGTCCGTTTGAAAATTTCATTGGAGTAGTAGAAGATATTAATTTTGATCAAAGTAAAGTTAAGGTAAACATCTCTATGTTTGGAAGAGAAACTCCTGTCGAATTAGGATTTGATCAAATACAAAAAATGTAATTATAATGTATTAGGAGGTGCTTAAGGATGGCAAAAAAAGTTGTTGGATTTATAAAATTGCAAATTCCAGCTGGAAAAGCAACGCCCGCTCCACCAGTGGGTCCTGCTTTAGGACAACATGGTGTAAATATTATGGGCTTTTGTAAAGAGTTTAATGAAAAGACTAAAGATCAAGCAGGTATGATTATTCCTGTTGTCATTACAGTATATGCAGATAGATCTTTTACATTTATTACTAAAACGCCACCTGCTGCAGTACTATTAAAAAAGGCTGCCGGTATTGATAAGGCTTCAGGAATACCAAATAGAGAAAAAGTGGCAAAAGTAACCAAAGAACAAATAAGAGAAATTGCAGAATTAAAAATGAAAGATTTAAATGCAGCTAGCATTGAAGCTGCTATGAGTATGATAGTTGGTACCGCTAGAAGTATGGGTATTACTATAGAGTAATCGTGATGCAAGTGGGAGGACAAACCGTTAATACCACAAAAGGAGGAATAAAATGAAAAGAGGTAAAAAATATCTAGAAAGCATTAAAAAGATAAATCGTGAAAAGTTATATGATTTATCAGAAGCAGTGGAACTTGTTCAAAAAACTGCTACTGCTAATTTTGATGAAACTGTAGAAGCTCATATTCGTTTGGGAGTTGATTCAAGACATGCAGATCAACAGGTTCGTGGTGCAATTGTACTTCCTCATGGAACTGGTAAAAAAGTAAAAGTATTAGTTTTTGCAAAAGGAGATAAAATTGCGGAAGCACAGGATGCTGGAGCAGATTATGTTGGTGGAGAAGAATATATAGAAAAGATTCAAAAGGAAAACTGGTTTGATTTTGATGTTGTTGTGGCTACACCGGATATGATGGGACTTGTAGGAAGATTAGGTCGTATTTTAGGACCAAAAGGTTTAATGCCTAATCCAAAATCTGGAACTGTAACATTTGATGTAGGGAAAGCTATTAAAGATATTAAAGCAGGAAAAGTAGAGTATAGATTAGATAAAACCAATATTATTCACGTTCCAATTGGAAAAGTATCTTTTGGGACTCAGAAATTACAAGAAAATCTTTCTACTTTATTAGAAGCTATTATTAAAGCAAAACCTTCTGCTTCCAAAGGGCAGTACTTAAAAAGCATAGTGATTTCAAGTACAATGGGGCCCGGAATAAAAATCAATCCTGCTAAATTAATGATCACAAAATAAAATATATTGCAAATAAATATTGTTTATGTTATAATTAATTATATTTAAAAATAAATAAAGAATTCTTGAACCGTAGACAGTAGGTGCTAAAAGCTTAATTTCCTACCGAGGGGATGGGTCTAATATGTTCATAAAATGATAATAGAGCCTTTCTTCGATTTTGTCTGCGGAGAGGGCTTTTTTTATGGAAAAGTCCTGAACAAATTTAATGGGTGGCGAGGAGGTGGAGCAGCCAATGCCAAAATTGGAAGAAAAGCAAAAGATTGTGGAAGAAATTAAAGAAAAATTTCAGCAATCTCAGTCAGTAATATTAGTGAATTATCGTGGCTTGAATGTAGGAGAGATTACGGAGTTGCGTTCAAAGCTTCGAGAAAAGGGTGTTGATTATAAAGTTTATAAAAACACTCTTATGAGATTTGCTGTAAAAGAAATAGGTCTTGAAGGATTGTTGGAATATTTAGTAGGGCCAACAGCAGTTGCTTTTGGAATGGAAGATCCAGTAGAGGCGGCCAAAATCATTAATGATTTTGTAAAAGAACATGATGTTTTAGAAATTAAAGCAGGTATGGTGGATGGTAAAGTGATTGATGTTAAGGGAGTAAAGAACTTAGCAGAATTACCTCCACGAGAAGTTCTTATTGCAAAAGTTCTTGGAGGTCTCAATGGACCTATTTCTGGATTTGCAAATGTATTGCAAGGAACTATACGAGGTTTGGTTTATGCATTAAATGGAATAAAAGAACAAAAAGAAGCACATGCTTAACAGTTTCAATTTAAAAATTAATTCTAAAAATCAAAATGAAACTATTAAATATATGGAGGGAATTTTAATGGCAAGTGAAAAAGTAACACAATTAATAGAAGAAGTAAAAAATATGACTGTATTAGAATTATCTGAATTAGTATCTGCATTAGAAGAAGAATTTGGAGTAAGTGCAGCAGCTCCTATGGCAGTAGCTGCAGCACCAGCAGCAGGTGGAGCAGGAGAAGCTGCAGAAGAAAAAACAGAATTTGATGTAATATTAACTGCAGCAGGAGATCAAAAAATTAAAGTAATTAAAGTTGTAAGAGAAGTAACAGGCTTAGGATTGAAAGAAGCAAAAGATTTAGTAGACAATGCTCCAAAGCCAATTAAAGAAGGTATTAGTAAAGAAGATGCTGAAAGCTTAAAGGCTAAAATTGAAGAAGTTGGTGGATCTGTAGAAGTTAAGTAATGAATTTTATATAGAAAAAGAAAGGTACTCGTATGAGTTCCTTTCTTTTTTCATAAAATGAAAACAAATGATATTGACACGATTTATAAGTTGTGTTATTATTATAAATTGCATTGATAGAATTATTTTTTCCCTATTTTTGTATAAATTTAGTATAGATGGTGATAATAAGACAAGTAAGTTGTTTTTTGTTGGAAATAAAAACCAAAAGTTACACGTAATACATAAGAGTGCAGCTTTTGGCTATTTTACTTTATAAGTGAGGGGTGAGTGCGGATGGTGCATCCTGTCCAATTTGGAAGAAGAACTAGGATGAGCTATTCAAGAATTAATGAAGTTTTGGATATGCCAAATTTAATTGAGATACAAAAAAACTCTTATCGATGGTTTTTAGATGAGGGCTTAAAAGAAGTTTTTGAGGATATATCACCTATTCAAGATTATACAGGAAATTTAATTTTAGAATTTGTAGACTATAGATTAGATAATGAGCCAAAGTATTCTATAGAAGAAAGCAAAGAAAGAGATGCAACTTATGCAGCTTCCTTAAAAGTTAAAGTTCGTTTGATTAACAAAGAAACCGGAGAAGTCAAAGAACAAGATGTTTTTATGGGAGACTTTCCATTAATGACAGATACAGGAACTTTTATTATTAATGGCGCAGAAAGAGTTATTGTAAGTCAGTTGGTTCGATCTCCAGGAGCATATTATTCAGAAACAATTGATAAAACAGGGAAGCGGTTATATGCAGGTCAAGTAATTCCTAATAGGGGTGCCTGGCTGGAATATGAAACAGATTCTAATGATATTATGTATATTCGAATAGATAGAACTAGGAAACTCCCTATTACAGTATTTATACGTGCTATGGGTTATGGTACAGATCAAGAAATTATTGATTTGTTTGGAGAGGATCCCAAATTATTAAGTACCATTGAAAAAGATGTATCTAAAACTCATGAAGAAGGTTTGTTAGAGGTATATAAAAGATTGAGACCAGGAGAACCTCCTACAGTTGATAGTGCCCAATCACTTTTAAATTCTATGTTTTTTGATCCTAAACGTTATGATTTAGCAAAGGTAGGAAGACATAAATTAAATAAAAAGCTTGCTTTAGCTAATAGAATGATTGATCAAATAGCGGCTGAGAATATTGTTCATCCTAGTACTGGAGAAGTGATTGTAGAAAAAGATGAAAAAATTAGTAGAGAAAAAGCCTGGGAAGTACAAAATTCAGGGATTAATGAAGTAAAAGTAAAGTATGAGGATAAAGAGGTAAAAATAATAGGAAATGGATTTGTAGATTTATATGCATTGGATTTACCTTATCATTTAGAGGATCTAAATATAAAGGAATTGGTAAATTATCAAGTGTTACAAAATATACTATCTACTTACCAAACAGAACAAGAAATAAAGGAAGCCATTAAAAATCGTATGGATGAGCTGATTCCTAAACATATTATTATTTCTGATATGATTGCATCCATAAATTATAATTTAGGATTAAGCTATCAAATAGGAGAAACTGATGATATTGATCATTTAGGGAATAGAAGAATTCGCGCAGTAGGAGAGCTTCTACAAAATCAATTTAGAATTGGCCTTTCTCGAATGGAACGGGTAGTAAGAGAGAGAATGGCTATTCAAGATATTGAAGCAATTACTCCTCAAGCTTTAATTAATATTAGACCGGTTGTAGCTTCTATAAAAGAGTTTTTTGGAAGTTCTCAATTATCTCAATTTATGGATCAAAACAATCCTTTAGCAGAGTTAACTCATAAGAGAAGGTTATCTGCTTTAGGACCAGGAGGACTAAGTAGAGAGAGAGCAGGTTTTGAGGTTCGAGACGTTCACAATTCTCACTATGGAAGAATGTGTCCCATCGAAACTCCAGAGGGTCCTAATATTGGTTTAATTGGCTCTTTAAGTACTTATGCCAGAATCAATGAATATGGTTTTATCGAAGCACCTTTCCGAAAAGTGGATAAAGAAAGATGCGTAGTTACTGATGAAGTAGTTTATTTAACTGCTGATGAGGAAGGATATTACACCATTGCCCAAGCAAATGAACCATTAGATGAAGAAGGACATTTTTTAGATAAAAAAATTGAAGTAAGAACAGGAGTTAAGAGAGAGGTTAGCGTTGCACCGCCGAACCAAATTGATTTAATGGATGTGTCCCCAAAACAAATTGTTTCGGTAGCTACAGCTATGATCCCTTTCTTAGAAAATGATGATGCTAATAGAGCATTAATGGGTGCTAATATGCAGCGCCAAGCGGTACCTTTATTAAAACCAGAAGCTCCTTATATTGGTACGGGAATAGAATATAAAGCAGCGGTAGATTCAGGAGTGTGTATTATAGCAAAATCTGATGGGGTAGTAGATAAAGTAACAGCAAATGAAATTGTTGTAAAAACTGAAACAGGACAAAAAGAAAGATATAATATCTTGAAATTTAAACGTTCTAATCAAGGAACATGCATTAATCAACGTCCCATTGTAAAAAAAGGTCAAATCGTCAAAAAAGGAGACGTATTAGCAGATGGGCCTGCTACAGAACAAGGAGAAATTGCTTTAGGGAAAAATGTTTTAATCGGATTTATGACTTGGGAAGGGTATAATTATGAAGATGCTATTTTAATTAGTGAAAAATTAGTAAGAGAAGATGTGCTAACCTCCATTCATATTGAAGAATATGAGTCAGAAGCTAGAGATACTAAATTGGGGCCAGAAGAAATTACTAGAGATATCCCTAATGTTGGAGAAGATGCATTGAAAAACCTAGATGAAAGAGGAATTATAAGAATAGGTGCAGAAGTTGGACCAAATGATATTTTAGTTGGAAAGGTAACACCAAAAGGAGAGACTGAACTAACTGCTGAGGAAAGGTTATTAAGAGCAATTTTTGGAGAAAAGGCAAGAGAAGTTCGAGATACTTCGCTACGTGTTCCCCATGGAGAGGGCGGTATGGTTGTAGATGTAAAAGTCTTTACTCGAGAAAATGGAGATGAATTGCCTCCAGGAGTAAATGAATTGGTTCGAGTTTATATTGCTCAAAAAAGAAAAATTTCAGTAGGAGATAAAATGGCTGGACGTCATGGAAATAAAGGTGTTATTTCTAGAATCTTACCAGAAGAAGATATGCCATTTTTACCAGATGGAACTCCTCTTGAAATTGTATTAAATCCATTGGGAGTACCTTCTCGTATGAATATTGGGCAAGTATTGGAGGTTCATTTAGGATTGGCTGCAAAAGCATTAGGATGGCATATTTCTACTCCTGTATTTGATGGGGCTAATGAAGAGGATATTTTTGATACTTTAGAAAAAGCAGGACTCCCTAGAAATGGGAAAATACAGCTTTATGATGGAAGAACAGGAGAACCTTTTGACAATGAAGTAACCGTAGGATATATGTATATGTTAAAGCTGCATCATTTAGTAGATGATAAAATTCATGCTCGTTCTACAGGACCATATTCCTTAGTTACTCAACAACCATTAGGTGGTAAAGCACAATTTGGAGGACAGCGTTTTGGAGAGATGGAGGTTTGGGCTTTAGAAGCTTATGGTGCAGCTCATACATTACAAGAAATTCTTACTGTCAAATCAGATGATGTAGTAGGACGCGTAAAAACTTATGAAGCTATTGTAAAGGGAGAGAACATTCCTGAACCGGGAATTCCAGAATCTTTTAAAGTATTGATTAAAGAATTGCAAAGTTTGTCTTTAGATGTAAAACTATTAGCTGGGGAAGAAGAAATAGAGATAAAAGAAGAAAGTAACGAGGATGATGATGTATTAGATCATCTTGATGTAAATATAGAAGGAAATGAAGAGGTTATTGAGGAAGACACGAATGATCAAGAACAAGAAGAGAATGAGCAAGAAGAGGATTTTGATATAGATGATGTTTTGAAAGATATTTCAAATCTAGATGAAAATTTAGATATAGATTTAGATCTAGATAGTACTTTAGATGAGGACTTTAAAGATGAAGAATTTTAATCATCGTTTAAGTTTTAAGTAAAATGTTCTATATTTGTTTTACAGAAAATTTTAGATAGATATGTTGATAGATATGTTTAAGATTAATAATTTCTTACTTAATTACTTATTACTTATTGCACATGAAAATAATTGGTAAAATTTTGTTATTAGAAAAAATGAAACAAAGAAGGGAGAGAAACTCCTTGCAAGATCTAAACAATTTTGAATCTATTCGAATAGGATTGGCTTCACCAGAAAAAATTAGAGAATGGTCAAGGGGAGAAGTAAAGAAACCAGAAACAATAAATTATCGTACCTTGAAACCAGAAAAAGAAGGGTTATTCTGCGAAAAAATATTTGGACCTACAAAAGATTGGGAGTGTCATTGTGGGAAATATAAAAGAGTCCGCTATAAAGGAATTGTATGTGATCGTTGTGGTGTAGAAGTAACTCGTTCAAAGGTTAGAAGAGAAAGAATGGGGCATATTGAATTAGCCGCTCCAGTATCCCATATATGGTATTTTAAAGGTATTCCTAGTAGAATGGGATTATTATTAGACATATCTCCAAGGTCATTAGAAAAAGTTTTGTATTTTGCATCATATATTGTAGTAAATCCCGGAGATACGCCTTTATCTTACAAACAACTTTTAAGCGAAAAAGAGTATCGAGAATATAAGGATCAATATGGAAATGCATTTAGAGCAGGAATGGGTGCAGAAGCAGTAAAAGAATTATTGCAAAATATTGATCTAGATAAACTTGCAAAAGAATTAAAAACAGAATTAAAAACAAGCACGGGACAAAAAAGAATACGAACAGTAAGAAGGTTAGAGGCAGTAGAGGCTTTTAGAAAGTCTGGGAATAAACCGGAATGGATGATATTAGATGTTATTCCTGTTATTCCTCCAGAACTTCGACCTATGGTTCAATTAGATGGAGGCAGGTTTGCTACATCGGATTTAAATGATTTATATCGAAGAGTGATTAATCGAAATAATCGTCTTAAAAGATTATTAGATTTAGAAGCTCCAGATATTATTGTAAGAAATGAAAAGAGAATGCTACAGGAAGCTGTAGATGCTTTAATTGATAATGGACGTCGGGGTAGACCAGTCACAGGGCCAGGGAATCGGCCTTTAAAATCTTTAAGTGATATGTTAAAAGGAAAACAAGGACGTTTCCGCCAAAATTTATTAGGAAAAAGAGTAGATTATTCTGGGCGTTCTGTTATTGTGGTTGGACCAGAACTTAGAATGTATCAATGTGGTTTACCAAAGGAAATGGCTATAGAATTATTTAAACCTTTTGTAATGAAAGAATTAGTGAATAAAAACTATGCCCATAATATTAAAAGTGCTAAAAGAATGGTAGAACGCTTAAAACCTGAGGTTTGGGATGTATTAGAAAAAGTAATCAAACAACATCCAGTGCTATTAAACCGTGCACCTACCTTGCATAGACTGGGAATTCAAGCTTTTGAACCAATATTAGTAGAAGGAAGAGCTATTAAATTACATCCATTAGTATGTACTGCATATAATGCTGACTTTGATGGGGATCAAATGGCAGTCCATGTTCCTTTATCAATGGAAGCTCAGGCAGAAGCTAGATTTTTAATGTTAGCAGCAAATAATATTTTAAAACCTCAAGATGGGAAACCTGTGGTAGTTCCAACCCAAGATATGGTTTTAGGTTCTTATTATCTAACTGTTGAAGTAGAAGGAGAAAAGGGCGAAGGAAAAGTCTTTACAGATTATAATGAAATGCTTATGGCATATCAAAATGGAGTGGTAGGTCTTCATGCTAAGGTAAAGGTAAGATTGACCAAGAAAATTAATGGACAAAAGAAAAGTCGGTTAGTAGAAAGTACAGTAGGTAGATTCATTTTTAATGAAATTATCCCTCAAGATTTAGGGTTGGTAGATAGAAGCATTCCTGGAAATGAATTTGTATTAGAAGTAGATACTGTTGTAGACAAGAAAATGTTATCTAAAATCGTAGATAGATCTTTTAGAAGATATGGATCAGCAGATACTTCTGTATTATTAGACAAAATTAAAAAGTTAGGATATCAATTTTCTACTAAAGGAGCAATTACAGTAGGGGTTAGTGATATGATT is part of the Garciella nitratireducens DSM 15102 genome and harbors:
- the nusG gene encoding transcription termination/antitermination protein NusG produces the protein MENENENKAKWYVAHTYSGYENKVKANIEATVENRKMQDIIQEVVVPMQEQVEMKNGKKKLSMKKVFPGYVMIKMIMTDESWYIVRNTRGVTGFVGPGSKPVPLSESELKSMGIQEKKPVLDISTGDSVKVISGPFENFIGVVEDINFDQSKVKVNISMFGRETPVELGFDQIQKM
- the rplK gene encoding 50S ribosomal protein L11, with the protein product MAKKVVGFIKLQIPAGKATPAPPVGPALGQHGVNIMGFCKEFNEKTKDQAGMIIPVVITVYADRSFTFITKTPPAAVLLKKAAGIDKASGIPNREKVAKVTKEQIREIAELKMKDLNAASIEAAMSMIVGTARSMGITIE
- the rplA gene encoding 50S ribosomal protein L1, translated to MKRGKKYLESIKKINREKLYDLSEAVELVQKTATANFDETVEAHIRLGVDSRHADQQVRGAIVLPHGTGKKVKVLVFAKGDKIAEAQDAGADYVGGEEYIEKIQKENWFDFDVVVATPDMMGLVGRLGRILGPKGLMPNPKSGTVTFDVGKAIKDIKAGKVEYRLDKTNIIHVPIGKVSFGTQKLQENLSTLLEAIIKAKPSASKGQYLKSIVISSTMGPGIKINPAKLMITK
- the rplJ gene encoding 50S ribosomal protein L10 encodes the protein MPKLEEKQKIVEEIKEKFQQSQSVILVNYRGLNVGEITELRSKLREKGVDYKVYKNTLMRFAVKEIGLEGLLEYLVGPTAVAFGMEDPVEAAKIINDFVKEHDVLEIKAGMVDGKVIDVKGVKNLAELPPREVLIAKVLGGLNGPISGFANVLQGTIRGLVYALNGIKEQKEAHA
- the rplL gene encoding 50S ribosomal protein L7/L12, which translates into the protein MASEKVTQLIEEVKNMTVLELSELVSALEEEFGVSAAAPMAVAAAPAAGGAGEAAEEKTEFDVILTAAGDQKIKVIKVVREVTGLGLKEAKDLVDNAPKPIKEGISKEDAESLKAKIEEVGGSVEVK
- the rpoB gene encoding DNA-directed RNA polymerase subunit beta, translating into MVHPVQFGRRTRMSYSRINEVLDMPNLIEIQKNSYRWFLDEGLKEVFEDISPIQDYTGNLILEFVDYRLDNEPKYSIEESKERDATYAASLKVKVRLINKETGEVKEQDVFMGDFPLMTDTGTFIINGAERVIVSQLVRSPGAYYSETIDKTGKRLYAGQVIPNRGAWLEYETDSNDIMYIRIDRTRKLPITVFIRAMGYGTDQEIIDLFGEDPKLLSTIEKDVSKTHEEGLLEVYKRLRPGEPPTVDSAQSLLNSMFFDPKRYDLAKVGRHKLNKKLALANRMIDQIAAENIVHPSTGEVIVEKDEKISREKAWEVQNSGINEVKVKYEDKEVKIIGNGFVDLYALDLPYHLEDLNIKELVNYQVLQNILSTYQTEQEIKEAIKNRMDELIPKHIIISDMIASINYNLGLSYQIGETDDIDHLGNRRIRAVGELLQNQFRIGLSRMERVVRERMAIQDIEAITPQALINIRPVVASIKEFFGSSQLSQFMDQNNPLAELTHKRRLSALGPGGLSRERAGFEVRDVHNSHYGRMCPIETPEGPNIGLIGSLSTYARINEYGFIEAPFRKVDKERCVVTDEVVYLTADEEGYYTIAQANEPLDEEGHFLDKKIEVRTGVKREVSVAPPNQIDLMDVSPKQIVSVATAMIPFLENDDANRALMGANMQRQAVPLLKPEAPYIGTGIEYKAAVDSGVCIIAKSDGVVDKVTANEIVVKTETGQKERYNILKFKRSNQGTCINQRPIVKKGQIVKKGDVLADGPATEQGEIALGKNVLIGFMTWEGYNYEDAILISEKLVREDVLTSIHIEEYESEARDTKLGPEEITRDIPNVGEDALKNLDERGIIRIGAEVGPNDILVGKVTPKGETELTAEERLLRAIFGEKAREVRDTSLRVPHGEGGMVVDVKVFTRENGDELPPGVNELVRVYIAQKRKISVGDKMAGRHGNKGVISRILPEEDMPFLPDGTPLEIVLNPLGVPSRMNIGQVLEVHLGLAAKALGWHISTPVFDGANEEDIFDTLEKAGLPRNGKIQLYDGRTGEPFDNEVTVGYMYMLKLHHLVDDKIHARSTGPYSLVTQQPLGGKAQFGGQRFGEMEVWALEAYGAAHTLQEILTVKSDDVVGRVKTYEAIVKGENIPEPGIPESFKVLIKELQSLSLDVKLLAGEEEIEIKEESNEDDDVLDHLDVNIEGNEEVIEEDTNDQEQEENEQEEDFDIDDVLKDISNLDENLDIDLDLDSTLDEDFKDEEF
- the rpoC gene encoding DNA-directed RNA polymerase subunit beta', which codes for MQDLNNFESIRIGLASPEKIREWSRGEVKKPETINYRTLKPEKEGLFCEKIFGPTKDWECHCGKYKRVRYKGIVCDRCGVEVTRSKVRRERMGHIELAAPVSHIWYFKGIPSRMGLLLDISPRSLEKVLYFASYIVVNPGDTPLSYKQLLSEKEYREYKDQYGNAFRAGMGAEAVKELLQNIDLDKLAKELKTELKTSTGQKRIRTVRRLEAVEAFRKSGNKPEWMILDVIPVIPPELRPMVQLDGGRFATSDLNDLYRRVINRNNRLKRLLDLEAPDIIVRNEKRMLQEAVDALIDNGRRGRPVTGPGNRPLKSLSDMLKGKQGRFRQNLLGKRVDYSGRSVIVVGPELRMYQCGLPKEMAIELFKPFVMKELVNKNYAHNIKSAKRMVERLKPEVWDVLEKVIKQHPVLLNRAPTLHRLGIQAFEPILVEGRAIKLHPLVCTAYNADFDGDQMAVHVPLSMEAQAEARFLMLAANNILKPQDGKPVVVPTQDMVLGSYYLTVEVEGEKGEGKVFTDYNEMLMAYQNGVVGLHAKVKVRLTKKINGQKKSRLVESTVGRFIFNEIIPQDLGLVDRSIPGNEFVLEVDTVVDKKMLSKIVDRSFRRYGSADTSVLLDKIKKLGYQFSTKGAITVGVSDMIVPEEKKEILSNAVQEVDKIQKIYRRGLISDEERYEKVISTWTKATEDVTNALMNNLDSLNPINMMAASGARGSKNQIRQLAGMRGLMANPSGRIIELPIRSNFREGLNVLEFFISTHGARKGLADTALRTADSGYLTRRLVDVSQDVIVRQEDCGTTQGYRVTDIKSGSEVIESLLDRIEGRYAFEDVKHPETGEILVKKNELITYDIAEKIVSAGVESVMIRTVFNCQSKHGVCAKCYGLDLATGQKVQIGEAVGIIAAQAIGEPGTQLTMRTFHTGGVAGADITQGLPRVEELFEARKPKGLAIISEIAGTVQMKETKKRREVIVVGEDGETKTYLIPYGSRLKVYEGDVIEAGDEITEGSVNPHDILNIKGIHGVQQYILKEVQMVYRLQGVDISDKHIEVIVRQMLRKVKVEQPGDTDLLPGSLVDIFSFEEENQKVEELSGEPATAQRVLLGITKASLATESFLSAASFQETTRVLTDAAIKAKIDPLIGLKENVIIGKLIPAGTGMSQYRNLKLIGTQEIEQDELENIETNIISSDEIGKEDNNN